In a genomic window of Larus michahellis chromosome 3, bLarMic1.1, whole genome shotgun sequence:
- the LOC141740522 gene encoding protein ELYS-like has product MRDLTAEVTSSLLQFPEVTLQALGEDEGTLGSVLCGKFSGGRNGLAWLARGPHLEVVNSVTGERLSAYRFSGVNEQPPTVRVVKEFSWEKRTGLLVGLEDAEGSVLCLYDLGLSRVVKAVVLPGRVTAIEPIANHGGPSVSTQHLHQSLRWLFGVAAVATDAGHLLLVDLSLDDCSCTQNDIEALDLEVVTKNPAEVAQRRETATSEGRCLCFQLQNASGTAVSALCYISRSNQLVVGFSDGYLSLWNMKTLKREHHSQLEGGRIPVYAVTFQELENDPRNCCYLWAVQSTQESEGDVVSLHLLQLAFGDRKRVASGQVMYEGLEYRGKKFSLDLTGGVFPLRGQTRSTKLISCQTVEKFRSDVDGEDSVNEVTSPDTSVSVFSWQVNTYGQGKPSTYLGVFDINRWYSAQMPDSVRPEEFPHECPYFALWSLDTVVSVTSPKLLLDILVHERSLSRGVPPSYPPPERFFHPGNYNFDGTCLLTSGVVHMTCTGFQKETLNFLKKSGPSIWEAIQDSYNRCLVAGLLSPRPVDVQPSSLSQEEQLEAVLSAAVQTGSVGLLTGCIKHWISEEQPRSAGNLRFVLEWTWNQVISTKEEFDQICVPLFDGSCNFIDPQTLRSLQRCQLLLSNLSTVLNCFLTEAQELTEKGFADVTNKQAVTGLISLYARVVIWFCRSGLLPEGLDDDTRLSRPFYNYPLIESYYTGHRQKLERLSRGKWDSDCLMVDGMVSQLGDQVEKLWRRDAGGTGKYPPASLHALLDLYLLESIEENCKHAITIYLLLDIKRSFPSETETSIDSFATAFGIPWGLVKLVEGFWLLDHNDYENSLALLFHPATIKTASWQHKRIIQSLLCQGEHGQALRYIQLMRPPTASSGEVQLLLTVLLSNRCMVEAWGLLHQHAAQANLEDLLKRMYEMCREMGLMEDLLKLPFTDTEQECLEKFLRTSAGVQNQEFLLVYHLQRANYIAALELNQSMNVNLMNDGDHRLTDRAVARNSLLAQYGKILPRIERQLAVERAKLYHLPALASREVSRPKPLTPVRKQAKAGNVRRRPNFLAKILSRIKESWAGMKEKTSFSQGGF; this is encoded by the exons atgcgagacctaacagctgaggtaacgagcagtctgctgcagtttccagaggtgactcttcaggcacttggggaagatgagggaaccctcggctcTGTGCTGTGCGGGaagttttctggag ggagaaacggcctggcgtggttggcacgtggtcctcaccttgaggtggtgaactctgtgacaggagagcggctctctgcgtaccgtttcagtggagtcaatgaacagcctcccactgttcgtgtggtgaaggagttttcctgggagaagagaactggactgctggttgggttggaagacgcagagggaagtgttctctgtctgtacgaccttggactctcaagagtggttaaagcagttgttcttcccgggagg gtaaccgctatagaacccatagcgaatcacggaggacccagcgtgagcactcagcacctccatcagagtctgcgatggctctttggggtggcagcagtggctacagatgctggccatctacttctggttgatcttagtttggatgattgctcctgcactcagaatgatatcgaagcattgg atctagaagttgtcactaaaaatcctgctgaagttgcacaaagaagagaaactgcgaccagcgaagggaggtgtctctgttttcaactacaaaatgcttccggaacagcagtatcagccctgtgctacataagcagaagcaaccagctcgttgtgggtttctcggatggctacctgtcgctctggaatatgaaaacgttgaagagaga gcaccactctcagcttgaaggagggaggattcctgtctatgctgtcacttttcaagagctggagaatgatcctcgcaattgttgctacttgtgggctgttcagtctacgcaggaaag tgaaggggatgtggtgagtttacacctgctgcagttagcgtttggtgacagaaaacgcgtggcctcaggacaagtcatgtatgag ggtttggaataccgtggcaaaaagttcagtttagatctcacgggtggagtctttcccttgagaggccagacgAGGAGTacgaaattaatcagctgccagactgtcgaaaaattccgcagcgacgttgacggagaggatagcgtaaatgaag tcacgtctcctgacaccagtgtctcagtcttcagttggcaagtgaatacgtacggtcagggaaaaccatctacttacctgggtgtatttgacattaatcgctggtattctgctcaaatgccagattcagtaag gccggaagaattccctcatgagtgcccctattttgcactgtggtcgctggataccgtagtgagcgtgacttctccgaagctccttttggatattctggtccatgagcggagtctaagtcggggagttcctccttcttatccaccacctgagcggttttttcatccaggcaactataactttg atggtacgtgcttgctgacctccggagtcgttcacatgacttgcaccggcttccagaaggag accttgaattttttgaagaaatctggcccttcaatatgggaagccattcaggatagctacaataggtgtcttgtagctggcttgctgtctccaagaccagttgatgtccagccatccagtttgagtcag gaggagcagctggaagcagtattgtcagctgctgtccagacaggttctgtgggacttctgactggatgcattaaacattggatatctgaag agcagccaaggtctgctggtaatttacggtttgttcttgagtggacatggaaccaagtgatctctacaaaggaagaatttgaccaaatct gtgttccgctgtttgatggctcttgcaacttcattgacccccagacattacggtctctccagcgctgccagttgcttttgagcaaccttagcacggtcttaaactgttttctcacagaagcacaagagcttactgaaaaag gttttgcagacgtgacaaataagcaagcggtaaccggcctcatttctttgtatgcacgagtggtcatctggttctgtcgatccggtctccttccagagggtttag atgacgatacgcgtttgtcaagacctttctacaattatcctctgattgagagctactatactggtcaccgacagaaacttgagcgtttatcaag aggaaaatgggactcggactgcttgatggttgatggaatggtttcccagttaggagaccaagtggagaagctgtggcggagagatgcaggaggaactgggaaatacccgcctgccagtttgcat gcactgctggatctctatttgctagaaagcattgaagaaaactgcaaacacgcaatt acaatttacttgctgctggatatcaagcgttcctttccgagtgagacagaaacttcaatcgactccttcgcaactgcctttggcatcccctggggacttgttaagcttgttgaaggtttttggcttctagatcacaatgattacgaa aattcactggccctgctctttcatcccgctacaatcaaaaccgcgtcatggcagcacaagagaattattcagtccctcctgtgccaaggggagcatgggcaagccctcagatacatccagctgatgaggccacccacggcaagcagcggggaagtgcagcttctcctcactgtgttgctctccaatag gtgcatggtggaggcttggggtctgttgcaccaacatgccgctcaggcaaacttagaagacctcttaaaacgcatgtacgaaatgtgccgggagatgggcctgatggaagacttgctgaagctgcctttcacagacaccgaacaa gagtgtttggagaagtttttaaggaccagtgctggtgttcagaatcaagaattccttttagtctaccatctgcagcgtgccaactacattgcagcACTAGAGCTGAATCAATCCATGAATGTCaatcttatg aacgacggcgatcatcgcttgaccgacagagcagttgccagaaattctctattagcccaatatggcaagatccttccacgaattgaaaggcagctggccgtagagagagccaagctttaccatttgcctgcactggcctcaagagaag tctcaagaccaaagccattaactccagtaagaaaacaagcgaaagcaggaaatgtgcgtcgaagaccaaattttctggcaaaaatattgtccagaattaaagaatcctgggcaggaatgaaggagaaaaccagtttctcacaaggtggattttaa